In the Elioraea tepida genome, one interval contains:
- a CDS encoding PEP-CTERM sorting domain-containing protein, translating to MAFYDGASGGNGETPVPEPAALGLLGMGLLGLASVARRRRKA from the coding sequence TTGGCGTTCTACGACGGCGCGAGTGGGGGCAATGGAGAGACGCCGGTTCCTGAGCCCGCGGCCCTCGGGCTGCTCGGCATGGGCCTGCTCGGCCTCGCTTCGGTGGCACGTCGGCGCCGCAAGGCCTGA
- a CDS encoding EamA family transporter yields the protein MSLTPYWAALIGALVVGVLGQLLLKAGAAAPGSVLEQVFRPTTLAGLALYGGGAFLYLFALRGIPVSVAFPSAASQYVVVAVVGWLVWAEPVGLQQVAGLLLIVAGVLLLATA from the coding sequence GTGAGCCTCACCCCGTACTGGGCGGCGCTGATCGGAGCGCTCGTCGTCGGCGTGCTCGGGCAGCTCCTGCTCAAGGCCGGGGCGGCGGCGCCCGGAAGCGTGCTCGAGCAGGTCTTCCGCCCAACCACGCTCGCGGGGCTCGCGCTCTATGGCGGCGGGGCCTTCCTCTATCTCTTCGCCCTGCGCGGCATTCCGGTGTCGGTGGCGTTCCCCTCGGCCGCCTCGCAATACGTGGTTGTGGCGGTGGTGGGCTGGCTGGTCTGGGCCGAGCCGGTCGGGCTGCAGCAAGTGGCGGGGCTTCTCCTGATCGTCGCCGGGGTGCTGCTGCTCGCGACGGCGTGA
- a CDS encoding glycosyltransferase family 2 protein, translating to MDTPFGERRGREPDAAPALSIVVPVYNGAATIGLLVEALSALEVPGGLEIVLVNDGSPDDSGTVCRRLLETATVPLTYVEHARNYGEHNAVMTGLRHARGRFVITMDDDLQNPPEEVVRLFLHARDGGYDVVYTRYAEKQHEAWRNLGSRFANRVADLLLDKPRGLYLSSFRCMSRLVVDGVTRYEGPFPYVDGLIMQVTQRIGSLEVEHLPRAAGRSNYTLRRLVRLWLNLAVNFSLLPLRLAVFAGVAMAALGALGALYVIWHAVSGEQPQGWASTMVVILLVSGVQFVILGILGEYLGRTFMTGNRRPQGIVREVARGGAHVRIPGGGAA from the coding sequence ATGGACACGCCCTTCGGCGAGCGGCGCGGCCGGGAGCCGGATGCCGCTCCTGCTCTCTCGATCGTCGTGCCGGTCTACAACGGTGCGGCGACGATCGGGCTGCTCGTCGAGGCTCTGTCGGCGCTTGAGGTTCCGGGCGGGCTCGAGATCGTGCTCGTCAATGACGGCAGCCCCGACGACAGCGGCACCGTCTGCCGGCGCCTGCTCGAGACGGCCACCGTGCCGCTCACCTATGTCGAGCACGCGCGGAACTATGGAGAGCACAACGCGGTGATGACCGGGCTTCGCCACGCCCGCGGCCGGTTCGTTATCACCATGGACGACGATCTGCAGAACCCGCCTGAGGAGGTCGTGCGCCTGTTCCTGCACGCGCGCGACGGCGGCTATGATGTCGTCTACACGCGCTATGCCGAGAAGCAGCACGAGGCCTGGCGGAACCTTGGCAGCCGCTTCGCCAACCGCGTGGCCGACCTTTTGCTCGACAAGCCGCGCGGGCTCTACCTCTCCTCGTTTCGCTGCATGAGCCGGCTCGTGGTCGACGGGGTGACGCGCTACGAAGGCCCCTTCCCGTACGTCGATGGGCTGATCATGCAGGTGACGCAGCGGATCGGCTCGCTCGAGGTGGAGCACCTGCCGCGCGCGGCGGGGCGAAGCAACTACACGCTGAGGCGGCTGGTTCGGCTCTGGCTCAACCTCGCGGTGAACTTCTCGCTGCTGCCGCTGCGGCTTGCCGTGTTCGCGGGTGTGGCGATGGCGGCTCTCGGTGCGCTCGGCGCCCTCTACGTGATCTGGCATGCCGTCTCGGGCGAGCAGCCGCAGGGCTGGGCGAGCACGATGGTGGTGATCCTGCTCGTCTCCGGCGTTCAGTTCGTGATCCTCGGTATCCTGGGCGAGTATCTCGGCCGAACCTTCATGACCGGGAACCGCCGGCCGCAGGGAATCGTGCGCGAGGTCGCCCGTGGCGGCGCGCACGTGCGCATTCCCGGCGGCGGCGCGGCGTGA
- a CDS encoding class I SAM-dependent DNA methyltransferase, giving the protein MEAEEYALMDAAEDRMWWYRALHALVLRALARTPFPPGLPLLDAGCGTGGLLRRIARAMAEGALPARPLAGFDIATEAIRRARAKVPEARLLLATVNDLPFAQKSLGAVVSLDVLCHRAVDERRALAEFRRVLAPGGVLVLNMPAHQWLFSAHDRRVHTRERYSRPLLRARLEAAGFRVAELLHWNSLLFPLMVVQRRLLSRGGGGAASPQGRSDVALFPPPIEAMFRTIAAAERGLIALGVRFPLGGSLLAVAVKP; this is encoded by the coding sequence ATGGAAGCCGAGGAATACGCGCTGATGGACGCGGCCGAGGATCGGATGTGGTGGTATCGCGCCCTGCACGCGCTTGTGCTCCGCGCGCTCGCCCGTACGCCCTTCCCCCCGGGCCTGCCGCTCCTCGACGCCGGCTGCGGCACGGGCGGGCTGTTGCGCCGAATCGCGCGTGCGATGGCGGAGGGGGCGCTTCCTGCCCGGCCGCTCGCCGGGTTCGACATCGCGACGGAGGCGATCCGACGCGCCCGAGCCAAGGTGCCCGAGGCGCGGCTCCTGCTCGCCACAGTGAACGACCTCCCGTTCGCCCAGAAAAGTCTCGGCGCCGTCGTGTCGCTCGACGTGCTGTGCCACCGGGCTGTAGATGAGCGCCGCGCTCTCGCCGAGTTCCGCCGCGTGCTGGCGCCCGGGGGCGTGCTTGTGCTGAACATGCCGGCGCACCAGTGGCTCTTTTCGGCGCATGACCGGCGCGTGCACACGCGCGAACGCTACAGCCGCCCCCTCCTCCGCGCCCGGCTCGAGGCGGCCGGCTTCCGTGTGGCGGAGCTCCTGCACTGGAACAGCCTGCTCTTTCCGCTGATGGTGGTGCAGCGGAGGCTGCTCTCCCGCGGGGGCGGCGGCGCGGCCTCGCCACAGGGCCGAAGCGATGTCGCTCTGTTCCCGCCACCGATCGAGGCGATGTTCCGCACGATCGCGGCCGCCGAACGGGGGCTGATCGCGCTCGGCGTCAGATTCCCGCTGGGTGGTTCCCTGCTCGCCGTGGCCGTGAAACCCTGA